In Marinomonas posidonica IVIA-Po-181, a single window of DNA contains:
- a CDS encoding phytoene desaturase family protein has product MSHYDVVVMGAGHNGLVAAAYMAKAGKKVIVLERQPFYGGGVTTRELMTPGYFNDEHSATHVMILANPLIQNDELGLQSKFGLSYDYMDRSVVSVWDDGTVLVSWKDLDRTCEEFAKVSPRDAEVYRQFVQAGQKVLPMMMTGLAIPPTPLGAFVAMMDQSDQGRFMFDMMQRSARDIIEETFENELVKLHLLRAVAEALINPDDLGTGIAAFLSNAMLHTYGGGVPKGGSGKLSESLVKCIEHYGGEVRCDAEVARVIVSSGKATGLELTNGETFMAKDGVIGAIHPHVLDKFVEGVPEPVVKRAKRVTTTEISVNMIHLNLKKQATLKVGKEYHSHAVELMDFYTVRDMCMEFDKIRRGVPSSRLIGGFDVTHTDPSRAPAGSGVFYGVHLVPAKLHEGGLEGWDESKEAIADEALAQYRKFYDGLEDDNIIARHIGSPMDHQRYSPNSFLNGDIHGAANPFYQSMGHRPTPDLGDFRVPEVENLYLVGPAMHPGGGVTGGGRATAIQMMDDLGIDYDKVFNEEVR; this is encoded by the coding sequence ATGAGTCATTATGACGTTGTTGTAATGGGCGCCGGCCACAATGGTTTGGTTGCTGCTGCCTACATGGCGAAAGCTGGCAAAAAAGTAATTGTTTTGGAGCGGCAGCCTTTTTACGGTGGTGGTGTCACAACAAGAGAGTTGATGACCCCTGGTTATTTTAATGACGAGCATTCCGCAACGCACGTTATGATTTTAGCGAACCCTTTAATACAAAATGACGAACTGGGTTTGCAGTCTAAGTTTGGTTTGAGTTATGACTACATGGATCGCAGTGTCGTGAGTGTGTGGGATGATGGCACTGTTCTCGTTTCATGGAAAGATCTTGATCGGACCTGTGAAGAGTTTGCGAAAGTTTCTCCTCGTGATGCCGAAGTGTATCGACAGTTTGTTCAAGCGGGGCAGAAAGTTTTGCCCATGATGATGACAGGACTTGCTATTCCGCCAACGCCATTAGGTGCGTTTGTCGCCATGATGGATCAATCCGATCAGGGACGTTTTATGTTTGATATGATGCAGCGTAGCGCTCGCGACATTATCGAAGAAACATTTGAAAATGAACTGGTTAAATTGCATTTGCTTCGTGCCGTCGCTGAAGCCTTGATTAATCCTGACGATTTGGGTACGGGTATTGCGGCTTTCTTGTCTAACGCCATGCTTCATACCTATGGCGGTGGTGTCCCGAAAGGGGGATCTGGCAAACTCTCTGAATCCTTAGTTAAATGTATTGAGCATTATGGTGGGGAAGTGCGATGTGATGCTGAAGTGGCACGCGTCATCGTCTCTTCTGGAAAAGCGACAGGACTTGAACTAACAAACGGCGAAACCTTTATGGCGAAAGATGGTGTGATTGGCGCAATCCATCCGCACGTTTTGGATAAGTTCGTTGAGGGGGTTCCAGAGCCTGTTGTTAAGCGTGCAAAGCGCGTTACGACCACTGAAATATCGGTCAATATGATTCACCTAAATTTGAAAAAGCAAGCGACCCTGAAGGTCGGCAAAGAGTATCACTCACATGCGGTAGAACTGATGGACTTTTATACGGTTCGCGACATGTGCATGGAGTTTGATAAAATTCGACGCGGAGTACCGTCATCTCGTTTGATTGGTGGGTTTGATGTCACTCACACTGATCCATCCAGAGCGCCGGCGGGCAGTGGGGTGTTTTACGGTGTACATCTAGTGCCTGCCAAACTGCATGAAGGCGGATTAGAAGGGTGGGATGAGAGCAAAGAAGCCATTGCTGATGAAGCTTTAGCACAATATCGTAAGTTTTATGACGGCCTTGAGGATGACAATATTATAGCGCGTCATATTGGTTCGCCAATGGACCATCAACGTTATAGCCCGAACAGCTTTCTGAATGGCGATATTCATGGTGCGGCAAATCCCTTTTATCAAAGTATGGGGCATAGACCGACCCCTGACCTTGGCGATTTCCGAGTCCCTGAAGTAGAAAACTTGTATCTAGTGGGCCCCGCTATGCACCCAGGTGGTGGCGTGACAGGCGGAGGCCGTGCAACTGCTATTCAAATGATGGACGACCTTGGTATTGACTACGATAAAGTATTCAATGAGGAAGTGCGATGA
- a CDS encoding cupin domain-containing protein, whose amino-acid sequence MTLPTTHRVITGHDEEGNAIIVENGPIPTTMDFDAIPGTKFHEIWNTTETPSLINLDDQDPTLGPVVLSPPKNGTRIRFVDIPPDTEEFLTQGKDKMEGVFSSIGSSEFSTVKENSPHPLMHRTESVDYGIVIEGELTLIVDDGETQLKPGSVVIQRGTNHAWANKSNKMCRIVFILVDACYDAELDKALTANN is encoded by the coding sequence ATGACTCTTCCGACAACTCATCGTGTTATAACGGGTCATGATGAAGAGGGTAATGCCATTATTGTCGAAAATGGCCCAATACCCACTACGATGGATTTCGACGCCATTCCAGGGACAAAATTTCATGAGATATGGAACACCACGGAAACACCAAGTCTCATTAATCTTGATGATCAAGACCCAACATTAGGACCAGTTGTTTTATCGCCGCCAAAGAATGGGACACGTATTCGTTTTGTCGATATCCCGCCAGATACGGAAGAGTTTTTAACTCAGGGTAAAGACAAAATGGAGGGGGTCTTTTCGAGCATTGGTAGTAGTGAGTTTTCAACGGTAAAAGAAAATTCACCTCATCCCCTAATGCACAGGACAGAATCCGTCGATTACGGCATCGTCATAGAAGGAGAGCTGACCCTCATTGTGGACGATGGAGAGACACAGCTAAAACCTGGCAGTGTGGTCATACAACGAGGGACAAATCATGCTTGGGCGAATAAATCCAACAAGATGTGCCGAATTGTCTTTATCTTGGTTGATGCTTGTTATGACGCGGAATTAGACAAGGCTTTAACAGCTAACAATTAG
- a CDS encoding FAD-dependent oxidoreductase → MSAVNKVLVIGGGFSGMAAAIRLSRNGIDVDLVEIDPDWCELGAGITINGVSMRALEILGLYDDVVKQGCVTDTIGMYLSNGQLLTNLPTPSPVGSSVGGCGGIFRPTLARIMSNATLEAGVNVRLGCTYNSITQAENGAEVTFTDGTTGQYDLVIGADGIHSKLRQEFFPEVPDPEYVGQGVWRAIMPRPEEIDRVHMWLGQHLKLGVNPVSDSLMYMFITEDRPNKEHIDKSTWPTLFAELMSEFSDPIVQALIPRAYDERASIDYRPLMNILVKMPWNRGRLVLIGDTVAATTPHLASGAGIGIESAIVLADELARNEDLDSAFARFHERRWERCRMVVENSARLCDIEIHGGDKEEHSAIMRESLIALSQPI, encoded by the coding sequence ACGGAATCGATGTCGACTTGGTCGAGATTGACCCAGATTGGTGTGAACTGGGTGCTGGTATTACTATTAATGGTGTCTCCATGCGAGCTTTAGAGATCCTCGGTCTTTATGATGACGTCGTTAAGCAAGGGTGTGTAACCGATACCATCGGCATGTATTTAAGTAATGGTCAGCTGCTAACCAATCTACCGACGCCAAGCCCGGTCGGTTCGAGCGTAGGGGGTTGTGGCGGTATTTTTAGACCGACCTTGGCACGCATTATGTCCAATGCAACACTTGAAGCAGGCGTTAACGTGCGTTTGGGTTGTACTTATAACAGCATTACTCAGGCAGAAAATGGGGCGGAAGTGACATTCACTGATGGTACGACAGGCCAATATGATCTCGTCATCGGTGCGGACGGTATCCACTCAAAATTACGCCAAGAATTTTTCCCAGAGGTGCCAGATCCTGAATATGTCGGTCAAGGTGTATGGCGTGCCATTATGCCTCGCCCAGAAGAAATTGACCGTGTTCATATGTGGTTGGGTCAACACCTAAAACTGGGTGTTAATCCTGTTTCTGATTCGCTCATGTATATGTTCATCACCGAAGATCGTCCAAACAAAGAGCACATTGATAAATCTACCTGGCCAACCCTGTTTGCCGAGTTAATGTCGGAATTTTCCGATCCCATTGTTCAAGCCTTGATTCCTCGTGCTTATGATGAACGAGCCAGTATTGACTACCGCCCTCTGATGAACATCTTAGTCAAAATGCCTTGGAACCGTGGTCGCCTTGTTTTAATCGGTGATACCGTCGCCGCCACCACTCCTCACCTGGCCTCAGGCGCTGGTATTGGCATTGAAAGTGCCATCGTTTTAGCAGATGAGTTAGCCAGAAATGAGGATCTAGACAGCGCGTTTGCAAGATTTCACGAACGTCGTTGGGAACGCTGCAGAATGGTTGTTGAAAACTCGGCTCGCCTCTGTGACATCGAGATTCATGGTGGTGACAAAGAAGAACATTCCGCCATTATGCGTGAATCTTTAATCGCTCTGTCTCAACCTATTTAA